The window ACAGATGTGAGCGAGCTGCCCCATGCAGAGCCCAATATTGCTATACACTACCGTCCGCTCTACAAAGGTACTCTCATCATTAACGGTAGTTTTGATGAAGACAAAGGTAATGCAGTGATCAAGGCTGGTGATGCAGACCTGGTGGCTTATGGTAAGCTCTTTATCTCAAATCCTGATTTACCGCTGCGTTTTGAGCAGGGTGCTCCGCTGGCGGAGTGGGATCAGAAAACCTTTTATTCCACCGGTGAAGAAGGCTACATCGATTACCCGCTGCTGGAAGAAGTAGAAGGTTAGTTAATCCCATATTAACCTGCTTATCTGCTGATGAGCACCTGGCCCGGAAATGCAATACTGCTTTTCCGGGCTTTTTCTGTTACGGCTCTGATAGAACGTTACAACCTTAGGGTAAAGCAGGTATTGTAAAACACTTTGGAGACAGAAGGCTTTTAAATAGTAATACAGTGAAATAGAGCATCTATGGACTATAAACGCATCCTTGAAGAGATTTACCATGAAACAAAAGTATTTAAAGGCCAGGGAGAGGTGGCACGTTATATTCCCGAACTGGCCCTGGTAGATCCGCTCAAGTATGGCATTCACCTGTCTACTGTAGAGGGCGTAGATTTCAGCCTGGGCGATAGCCATGAGCTCTTTTCCATTCAGAGTATCTCTAAGGTGCTGTCGCTGGCGCAGGTCCTGCCCCTGCTAGGCGAAACTCTTTGGGAACGTATAGGAGTGGAGCCCTCTGGTAATCCCTTCAATTCCATTGTGCAGCTGGAATATGAAAACGGCATTCCGCGTAACCCTTTCCTGAATGCCGGGGCGCTGGTACTAGCCGATATTCTCATCAGCCGTTTTGATAACCCTCACGAAGCATTCATCACTTTTGTGAGAGAACTATCTGGTAACGCTAAAATTGATTACGATAAGAAGGTGGCTGCTTCTGAAATTGCCACCGGTTATTTAAATGCTTCGCTCATCAACATGATGAAGTCGTATGGTAATATTATGAATGAAGTAGACCGGGTACTGGACTTTTATTGCCACCAGTGCTCCATTGCCATGAGCTGCGAGGACCTGGCTCATGCCTTTATGGCATTTGCTGACGAAGGCTACCTCTATAAAACAGATAATCAATTTCTGAAAAAAGGTCAGGTAAAGCGTATCAATGCATTGATGCAAACCTGTGGTTTCTATGATGAGGCAGGTGAATTTTCGTATAGGGTAGGGTTGCCAGGCAAGAGTGGTGTAGGTGGCGGAATTGTTGCAGTACATCCAAAATGCTATAGCATTGCTGTCTGGAGCCCCAAACTTAATCTAAAAGGCAATTCTGTGCTGGGCTTGAGAACCCTTGAACTGCTTACTACCAAAACAGGCACCTCTATTTTCTAGTCTGTATCAGGCAGGGCAGGGGCTAAAAAAAATGGCAGCGGTGAGGCTGCCATTCTTCTTCTATTTCAGGTCTTATTAAAATGTAATACGGTTCATTTTTTCTGCAAAGTGATTGCAGCCAAAATCAGCGCCGGTAATATACTCATAGTGGCCGCCCTTTTCTGATACTGGTTTGCCATCGTTCAGCACCGGTACAATATACTCCGGATCCATTCCTGCATCTGACAATTCATTGCATTTACCGAATTGATCTGTGGGAATATTTACTTTTTCCTGGGTTTGCTCCCAGTGGGTACAATGATTACAGGTAGCTTCCATATCTAAAAAAATTTAGTTCTACATCAGTTAATATTGTAGTATACTCACTGCCATAAAACCTTGTTGCAGCTAAAAGCCTGTTTATGATTAATTTAGAACGTTGATAAATAATGGATTGACGTGCTATTTATTTAATCTGCTGATGTGCCAGTTGCTTATGATACTAATACAATGGGTAGCATAAATTGCATTACTGATATCTGCTCAGCAGAAATAGTGGCAATTTGTAGATTGGCATATTAGCATATTAATCAAATAGCACATGGGCTATTCGCCACCCAATGTTGATATGCCCATCAGCCGCCTAAGCTCTGCCTCCTGCTGCTGAAATTTTATCTGAAGGGATAGTAGCTTAAGCCTGCTCTCCAGGTACTTGAGTTCCCGGGCATTTACATAAAAGAGGGTGCTTTCGCCATATTCAAATTTTCGTTGCTCCCCCTGCCACATGGCCTGGTAGCCGTTTACCAGTTGCTGGTTCAGTTGGATTTGCTGCTGAAGCAGTTGCAGGCTGGCCAGTAGTGTCTCAAACTTATTGGTTACCTCCAGCCGCTTTTGCCGCTGCTCCAGGGCAGCTGTCTGCATTTTAAGCCGGTTTAGCTGTAATTCTCCCCTGGCATTGCGCAACAGCAGCGGCATTTTAAAACTCACGCCAATTTTGTAGTTATTAGGTGAATATGATGCCGGATTTTCTGTAGGAGCCTCGGAGCTAAGAATATTATAACTGGCAGCCAGGTATGGTTTAAGCTTTTCTGCTTTCCAGCGCCTTTCTGCTTCAAGTTCGGCTATTTTAAAACCATACAGCCTTACCGAGGGACTTGCCTCTGCCCAGAGAAGGGGTTCTGTATTAGCTTGGTTTTTCAGGCTGTCGGCCATAACAGGAGGGGGCAGTGGTGCCGGAAAGCTTGAACTTACCCACAGAGGATCGCCTCCTTCGCTCCAGAAGAACGAAGCTGCAGCCTGCTCTGCTTTTACCAGTTCCTGCTCCTGCTCCAGCATACTGCTCTGTAGGGTTTGTAGCTGCAGGAAGGCCTCAAGGGTATCTATGGCTGGCAACTCGCCCACATTGAAACCGCCCCTTACAATTTTAAAGCGCTGATGTGCCACCTTTACGGCATTCTGCAGCGTAATTACCTGCTGAAACTGCCCCGCCCAGTGCCAGTATGCTGCAGTAGCCTCGTACAGCAGGTTGGCCAGCAATTGCTGCTGCTCCCACTGGTAGCGCTCCTGTCGTATGTGTGCCTGCCGTAACATACCGCGGCCTTCATCAAAAAACAACCCCTGTATCAGCGGCACACTTACGCCTGCATACCAAAGCCCCCCGGAAGGAACAGAACGCTCCGGGTTCAGATAATCGCCCTGTGCATAGTCGTAGCCTGCTTTTAGCCCAACGCCAAGGCGCGTTGTAGCTTTTAATTCGGTGCCAAATATGCGGTAGTAAGTTTTGTCTTTAAATTGTTTTTCATCCAGATCAGCAGCCAGCACAGGATCGAAAAATCCCCGGGCACTGCGTACTTCCATTCGCCCCTGCTCCTCCAGCAGGGCAGCAGCACGGGCAGCAGGGTGGTGCTGTATTACCTGTTGCAGGTACTCGTTAAGGGTAAGGGTATCCGGCTGCTGCCCCCTAAGGGGTAGTGCAGCTGCAGAGATCCCAATCAGACAAAGAAATATACGAATGGCAGTACCTGTCATTTCTGTTCTTTATTAGCTGCAGTATTTTTTGTAGCTGGTGTTTTGTGGTAGAAATTTGGCGGGAACCCGTTAATCCTGCGCCATAACTCGTAGCCAAGTGGCACATCGCCCAGCAGAGCCATGCCTTGTGCACCTGCACCAATGCGCATGGCTTGGGGCCAGTCATGGTCTTCAGGGTCAGGTGCTACCAGGATCCGGTATTTCCCGTTATCACTAATCACATTATCGATTGCTATTATTTCAGCACCAAAGGTACCGTAGGAGGCATTTGGCCAGCCTGTAAACACAATGGAGGGCCAGCCATCGAAAAGCAGCCTCACCGTTTGCCCTGTGCGCAGCAGCGGCATATCAATAGGTTGTACATACAGCTCTGCAGCCAGTTCATAATCTGATGGCATGATGGTTAAAAGCTCTTCGCCAGATTTAACGGTTTCACCCAGGCCCGACTTAATGGTTTTGGTGATATAGCCGGTTTGCGGGGCAGTGATGAAATGTAACCCACGCCTGATGCCGTAACTGGTTGCCTGGTTCTGGAGTTTGGCAGCATCGGCAGTGGCAGTATAGCGTCCGCTTAGTGCTTCGGCACGCTCAGATGCTGCCTTGGCCAGTTTATCCTGAAACTCTGCCTGCAGTCCGCTAATGGCAAGCCTCGCATTGAGTAAATCGTTTTTACTGCTCAATAGCTTGTTTTCTGCAATCAACACTTTTGCCTGGGCCTCCTGCAGTTTCATGCGACGGGCTTCCAGATCGGTTCTGGATTTCAGCCCCTGCTCAAAGAGCTCTTCCATGCGCAGGTACTGGTTTTCTGCAATACTGATCTGGGTCCGGGAAGCAACCAGGTCCATGCTGTCAGACTCTACCTTTAGTGCTGCCTGCAACAGGTAGTTTCTTGCCTGCTCCAGTTTTAAGCTTCGCTGCTCCTGCAGGGCTGCAATCTGGTTATCGAGCTGTTCTGCCTTCTGCCCATAGGCCTGTGCCGACTGAGCTTTGGCCTCAAATTGCAGTTCGGCCCGCTCTACCATCTGCGGGTCCAGGTAATCATCCTTTATTTCGCCGAGCTGAAGCAGGGTATCGCCTCTGTGTACCAGCTCGCCTTCCCGTACAAACCACTGTATAATACGACCGTCGATGATGGCTGGCACGGTCTGGGGCCGCTGGCTTGGCAGTCGTGTGGTAACGTAACCATTTCCCTGTACATTTTGGGTCCAGGGCAGAAACAACACAAAAGTAAATACCAGCAGGGCACCTAACAGCAGCCGGGAAATAATATTATTGCTGCCCTGGCTTTCCAATCTTTTAATTGAGGAGTACCTGTCTGGTGCTACCTCAAAATCTATTTCATTTTTGCTTATGTTGAGCATAGGGTTATCTAGCTAACAAATACTTCATTGTACCACGCTTCTTCTGTTATCCTGGCCGGATTAGTTACTGTGAGTAGTTCGCCATTGTGCAGCACGAGGACCTTTTTAAACTGTTTGGCCAGCTCCGGTTGTGTGGTGCTCAGTACAACCGTCCAGGGATGGGCGGGGTCCAGCAGGTACTTAAGCAGGCGGTTACGATCAGGAAAATTAAGTGCTTCGAAGGGTTCTTCCAGTAATATGAGCCGTGGTTTGTTAATCAGGCTGCGGGTGAGCAGGATCTTGTGCACGGCACTCTCCGGCAAATGCCGCCCTTCGGGTAAAAGCATTGTAGTGTATCCATCCTGCATTTCCTGTACCAGGCGGTTCAGGCCTGTTATTTCAGCCATTTCCTGTACGGTATCAAAATCAATGCCTTCCTTTCCAAGGGTTATATTCTCCAGCAGGGTACCGGCAAATACGCCGTGTTTCTCCAGGTTAGCACCCAGGGTCTGCCGCAGGCTTTCCAGGTTTAAGCTGTTCAGGGGCAGGCCATTGTAGTTCATGATTCCTTCTGAAGGCTCCTGCAGGCCCGCCATTATGCGCAGCAACAGGCTTTTGCCACTGTTGCGGCGCCCTGTAATACAGATCCGTTCGCCTGCCTCTATGTTTAGGTTGAGATTCTGAAGCAGATACCGGCGATTATCGGCCTCCTTTACCGATACACCATTCATCTGAACTGACATACCCCCTGCGGCGCCAAAGCTATTCTGCAGCTTGCTGCCGCTGTTGTTCTCCAGTGGCAGGTCCATAACATGTCCCAGCTTGTCTAGAGCCGTCAGTACATCATAAATGGTTTCCATGCTCATGATGAGCTTCTCAACTGAATTTAGTACAAGAATAATGATGATTTCTGCCGCAACAAACTGCCCGATGTTCATTTGCTGTTCCAGTACCAGCTTACCACCCAAAATCAGCAGGCCTGCCGCCACCAGCATTTTAAAGCCTATCAGGTTGATGTACTGAAA of the Flammeovirgaceae bacterium 311 genome contains:
- a CDS encoding Glutaminase (COG2066 Glutaminase) encodes the protein MDYKRILEEIYHETKVFKGQGEVARYIPELALVDPLKYGIHLSTVEGVDFSLGDSHELFSIQSISKVLSLAQVLPLLGETLWERIGVEPSGNPFNSIVQLEYENGIPRNPFLNAGALVLADILISRFDNPHEAFITFVRELSGNAKIDYDKKVAASEIATGYLNASLINMMKSYGNIMNEVDRVLDFYCHQCSIAMSCEDLAHAFMAFADEGYLYKTDNQFLKKGQVKRINALMQTCGFYDEAGEFSYRVGLPGKSGVGGGIVAVHPKCYSIAVWSPKLNLKGNSVLGLRTLELLTTKTGTSIF
- a CDS encoding outer membrane protein; translation: MTGTAIRIFLCLIGISAAALPLRGQQPDTLTLNEYLQQVIQHHPAARAAALLEEQGRMEVRSARGFFDPVLAADLDEKQFKDKTYYRIFGTELKATTRLGVGLKAGYDYAQGDYLNPERSVPSGGLWYAGVSVPLIQGLFFDEGRGMLRQAHIRQERYQWEQQQLLANLLYEATAAYWHWAGQFQQVITLQNAVKVAHQRFKIVRGGFNVGELPAIDTLEAFLQLQTLQSSMLEQEQELVKAEQAAASFFWSEGGDPLWVSSSFPAPLPPPVMADSLKNQANTEPLLWAEASPSVRLYGFKIAELEAERRWKAEKLKPYLAASYNILSSEAPTENPASYSPNNYKIGVSFKMPLLLRNARGELQLNRLKMQTAALEQRQKRLEVTNKFETLLASLQLLQQQIQLNQQLVNGYQAMWQGEQRKFEYGESTLFYVNARELKYLESRLKLLSLQIKFQQQEAELRRLMGISTLGGE
- a CDS encoding biotin/lipoyl attachment domain-containing protein (COG0845 Membrane-fusion protein); this encodes MLNISKNEIDFEVAPDRYSSIKRLESQGSNNIISRLLLGALLVFTFVLFLPWTQNVQGNGYVTTRLPSQRPQTVPAIIDGRIIQWFVREGELVHRGDTLLQLGEIKDDYLDPQMVERAELQFEAKAQSAQAYGQKAEQLDNQIAALQEQRSLKLEQARNYLLQAALKVESDSMDLVASRTQISIAENQYLRMEELFEQGLKSRTDLEARRMKLQEAQAKVLIAENKLLSSKNDLLNARLAISGLQAEFQDKLAKAASERAEALSGRYTATADAAKLQNQATSYGIRRGLHFITAPQTGYITKTIKSGLGETVKSGEELLTIMPSDYELAAELYVQPIDMPLLRTGQTVRLLFDGWPSIVFTGWPNASYGTFGAEIIAIDNVISDNGKYRILVAPDPEDHDWPQAMRIGAGAQGMALLGDVPLGYELWRRINGFPPNFYHKTPATKNTAANKEQK
- a CDS encoding ABC-type bacteriocin/lantibiotic exporter with N-terminal double-glycine peptidase domain (COG1132 ABC-type multidrug transport system, ATPase and permease components), which encodes MAQIGTTSIPPLTRFFRLLKVDRKLIGHIYLYAVVGGLVSLSLPLGIQAIINLLGSGRVSTSLAVLVLLVMLGMGLVGLLQVLQLTVSELLQQKVFTRTAFEFAYRIPRLKGDTQRSYYVPELINRFFDTLSVQKGLSKILLDFSSAALQAIFGLVLLSLYHPFFIMFSVLLVGLVVLIFRFTGPTGMVSSLTESKYKYAVVHWLEEMARTLETFKLAGTSPLPLERTDKLVSGYLEARSKHFSVLKFQYINLIGFKMLVAAGLLILGGKLVLEQQMNIGQFVAAEIIIILVLNSVEKLIMSMETIYDVLTALDKLGHVMDLPLENNSGSKLQNSFGAAGGMSVQMNGVSVKEADNRRYLLQNLNLNIEAGERICITGRRNSGKSLLLRIMAGLQEPSEGIMNYNGLPLNSLNLESLRQTLGANLEKHGVFAGTLLENITLGKEGIDFDTVQEMAEITGLNRLVQEMQDGYTTMLLPEGRHLPESAVHKILLTRSLINKPRLILLEEPFEALNFPDRNRLLKYLLDPAHPWTVVLSTTQPELAKQFKKVLVLHNGELLTVTNPARITEEAWYNEVFVS